In Streptomyces sp. NBC_00569, a single genomic region encodes these proteins:
- the rph gene encoding rifamycin-inactivating phosphotransferase: MTEQYVLDLEDIDGTQIAVVGGKGAHLGGLSRIEGIRVPGGFCVTTDAFRRIIAEAPSIDDRLDRLSRLNPDDREAVRTLSAEIRRTIEEIAIPGDLGAAITRALALLGDQAAYAVRSSATAEDLPTASFAGQQDTYLNVIGPTEILQHVSRCWASLFTERAVTYRQRNGIDHRSVHMAVVVQRMVFPHASGILFTADPVTGNRKVATVDAGFGLGEALVSGLVNPDVFKVRDGEVVERAIAAKQRAVHALPAGGTQEVAIESQRQGQPALTDAQAVRLVQLGRRIEAHFGRPQDIEWCLVDDGFQIVQSRPITTLFPIPEADDRENHVYVSVGHGQMMTDPMKPLGFSMWQLTAMVPMHEAGGRLFVDVTRRLASPASRAGLLEAMGKGDPLIRHALETVIDRDGFVPSLPDATPGGRPAGGAPAPIDTDPALVTGLIERSQASVADLERGIRTKTGPELFDFLLEAFEEHKRVLSDPLSIQAIMAGMEATWWLNDKLQEWLGEKNAADTLTLSAPDNITSEMGLALLDVADVIRPQPDVVAFLQGVDGDDFLDELAKLAGGTEARDAIEAYLDRYGMRCVGEIDITRPRWRERPSTLVPVILDNVRNFEPGAAERRFEQGRLKAQKKEQDVLSRLRALPDGDRKADEVKGMIDRVRTFIGYREYPKYGIISRYFVYKQALLAEAGRLVQADVLHEKEDVFYLTFQEFHDVARSHQVNDELIRQRKEAFRSYHALTPPRVLTSDGEALTGAYRRDDVPPGALVGVPVSAGTIEGRARVILDMADADLEAGDILVTAFTDPSWSPLFVGIAGLVTEVGGLMTHGAVIAREYGLPAVVGVEQATRLIRDGQRIRVHGTDGYVEILP, encoded by the coding sequence GTGACTGAGCAGTACGTGCTGGATCTTGAAGACATCGACGGGACACAGATCGCGGTCGTCGGCGGCAAGGGCGCGCACCTGGGCGGGCTGTCGCGGATCGAAGGCATCCGCGTGCCGGGTGGCTTCTGCGTGACGACCGACGCCTTCCGGCGGATCATCGCGGAAGCACCCTCGATCGACGACCGGCTCGACCGGTTGTCGCGCCTGAACCCGGACGACCGTGAGGCGGTCCGCACGCTCAGTGCGGAGATCCGCCGGACCATCGAAGAGATCGCGATCCCGGGCGATCTCGGGGCGGCGATCACCCGCGCGCTCGCCCTGCTCGGCGATCAGGCTGCCTACGCCGTCCGATCCAGCGCGACGGCCGAGGACCTGCCGACGGCCTCCTTCGCCGGCCAGCAGGACACATACCTGAACGTCATCGGGCCGACGGAGATCCTCCAGCACGTCAGCCGGTGCTGGGCCTCGCTGTTCACCGAGCGGGCCGTGACCTACCGCCAGCGGAACGGCATCGACCACCGTTCGGTCCACATGGCCGTGGTCGTGCAGCGGATGGTCTTCCCGCACGCGTCCGGCATCCTGTTCACGGCCGACCCTGTCACGGGCAACCGGAAGGTCGCCACCGTGGACGCCGGCTTCGGCCTCGGCGAGGCCCTGGTCTCCGGCCTGGTGAACCCGGACGTCTTCAAGGTGCGGGACGGCGAAGTCGTGGAAAGGGCGATCGCCGCCAAGCAGCGTGCCGTTCACGCCCTGCCGGCCGGCGGGACGCAGGAAGTGGCCATCGAATCGCAGCGCCAGGGGCAGCCGGCGCTGACGGATGCGCAGGCCGTGCGGCTCGTGCAGCTCGGGCGGCGGATCGAAGCGCACTTCGGCCGCCCGCAGGACATCGAATGGTGCCTGGTCGATGACGGCTTCCAGATCGTGCAGAGCCGGCCGATCACGACGCTGTTCCCCATCCCCGAGGCCGACGACCGGGAGAACCACGTCTACGTCTCCGTCGGTCACGGGCAGATGATGACCGACCCCATGAAGCCCCTGGGCTTCTCCATGTGGCAGCTGACGGCGATGGTGCCGATGCACGAGGCCGGCGGGAGACTGTTCGTCGACGTCACACGGCGCCTGGCCTCGCCCGCGAGCCGCGCCGGTCTCCTGGAGGCCATGGGGAAGGGCGATCCGCTGATCAGGCACGCCCTGGAGACCGTCATCGACCGCGACGGTTTCGTCCCGTCGCTCCCGGACGCGACTCCTGGCGGCCGGCCGGCCGGCGGCGCCCCCGCCCCGATCGACACCGATCCGGCCCTCGTCACCGGGCTGATCGAGCGCAGCCAGGCGTCCGTCGCCGACCTGGAGCGCGGCATCCGGACGAAGACCGGACCGGAACTCTTCGACTTCCTGCTGGAGGCCTTCGAGGAGCACAAGAGGGTCCTCAGCGATCCCCTGAGCATCCAGGCGATCATGGCGGGGATGGAGGCCACGTGGTGGCTCAACGACAAGCTGCAGGAGTGGCTCGGCGAGAAGAACGCGGCTGACACGCTCACCCTGTCCGCCCCCGACAACATCACGTCGGAGATGGGACTGGCGCTGCTCGACGTCGCCGACGTGATCCGCCCGCAGCCGGACGTGGTGGCGTTCCTGCAGGGCGTCGACGGCGACGACTTCCTGGACGAGCTGGCGAAGCTCGCGGGCGGGACCGAGGCGCGCGACGCGATCGAGGCGTACCTCGACCGGTACGGCATGCGCTGCGTCGGCGAGATCGACATCACGAGGCCACGTTGGCGCGAGCGCCCCAGCACGCTGGTGCCCGTGATCCTCGACAACGTCAGGAACTTCGAGCCGGGCGCCGCCGAGCGGCGCTTCGAGCAAGGGCGGCTGAAGGCGCAGAAGAAGGAACAGGACGTGCTGTCGCGCTTGCGGGCCCTGCCGGACGGGGACCGGAAGGCCGACGAGGTCAAGGGGATGATCGACCGGGTCAGAACCTTCATCGGGTACCGGGAGTACCCCAAGTACGGCATCATCAGCCGCTACTTCGTCTACAAGCAGGCCCTGCTGGCGGAGGCCGGGCGTCTGGTGCAGGCCGACGTGCTTCATGAGAAGGAGGACGTCTTCTACCTCACCTTCCAGGAATTCCACGACGTCGCGCGCTCGCACCAGGTGAACGACGAGCTCATCCGGCAGCGCAAGGAGGCGTTCCGGTCGTACCACGCGCTCACACCGCCACGGGTGCTCACCTCGGACGGTGAGGCCCTCACCGGGGCGTACCGGCGCGACGACGTGCCGCCCGGCGCCCTGGTCGGCGTACCGGTCTCCGCAGGGACCATCGAGGGGCGGGCCCGCGTCATCCTCGACATGGCCGATGCCGATCTCGAAGCGGGCGACATCCTGGTCACGGCCTTCACGGACCCCAGCTGGTCGCCGCTGTTCGTCGGGATCGCGGGCCTGGTGACGGAGGTGGGCGGACTGATGACCCATGGCGCGGTGATCGCCCGCGAGTACGGCTTGCCGGCCGTCGTGGGCGTGGAGCAGGCCACCCGGCTGATCCGGGACGGGCAGAGGATCCGCGTGCACGGAACCGACGGGTACGTCGAGATCCTGCCTTGA
- a CDS encoding kinase: MTHSAWPRLAVAATVLRVRVGTEETRLVVVRGNSASGKSSVAAGIRDRFGRGLALVGQDNLRRIVLRERDVPGGANIGLIDTVARYALDAGYHVVVEGILYADRYGDMVAGLVGAHRGVSRCYYLDVSIEETLVRHQSKGDHEYLARVTEQHLRDWYRERDLLPGGLESVIGADSLLDATVERIMNETGLAHLSASDG, encoded by the coding sequence ATGACCCATTCCGCGTGGCCGCGTCTGGCGGTGGCGGCTACGGTGCTGCGCGTGAGGGTGGGAACTGAAGAGACCCGGCTGGTAGTGGTGCGCGGGAACTCGGCGTCCGGCAAGTCGTCGGTGGCGGCCGGGATTCGGGACCGCTTCGGGCGGGGCCTGGCCTTGGTCGGGCAGGACAACCTGCGGCGGATCGTGCTGCGCGAACGGGACGTGCCCGGCGGTGCCAACATCGGCCTGATCGACACGGTCGCCCGCTACGCGCTCGACGCCGGCTACCACGTGGTGGTCGAGGGAATCCTGTATGCCGACCGCTACGGCGACATGGTCGCCGGCCTGGTCGGTGCCCATCGTGGTGTCTCCCGCTGTTACTACCTCGACGTCTCGATCGAGGAGACGCTGGTGCGGCACCAGTCGAAAGGCGATCACGAGTACCTGGCCCGGGTCACCGAGCAGCACCTGCGCGACTGGTACCGGGAGCGGGACTTGCTCCCCGGCGGCTTGGAGTCGGTGATCGGTGCCGACAGCCTGCTCGATGCCACGGTCGAGCGCATCATGAACGAGACCGGCCTCGCGCACCTGTCTGCCTCGGACGGATAG
- a CDS encoding cyclase family protein — MSHPSVLAALTSALRSGSIEVVDLTAPLSSSTPVLQLPAQFGQTAVFELEEISRYDDRGPAWYWNNFRTGEHTGTHFDAPNHWITGQGLADVASVPAQQLIAPAAVLDFSAEAAVNPDFLVEIDHVKAWEAQYGPLPEGGWLLLRTGWDERSHAQREFLNADENGPHTPGLSAECARWVAEESPVIGLGVETVGTDAGQAPGFDPAFPCHSFLMGSGKYGLTQLQNLAALPPTGAVVVAGPLPIVTGSGAPARVLALVEGA, encoded by the coding sequence ATGTCCCACCCCTCCGTCCTCGCCGCGCTGACGTCCGCGTTGCGCAGTGGCTCGATCGAGGTCGTCGACCTCACAGCGCCTTTGTCGTCGTCCACGCCGGTGCTCCAACTGCCCGCCCAGTTCGGCCAGACCGCGGTCTTCGAACTGGAGGAGATCAGCCGCTACGACGACCGGGGACCTGCCTGGTACTGGAACAACTTCCGCACCGGCGAGCACACCGGCACGCACTTCGACGCACCCAATCACTGGATCACCGGGCAGGGACTCGCCGACGTGGCATCCGTGCCCGCACAACAACTGATCGCCCCGGCGGCCGTGTTGGACTTCTCCGCCGAGGCTGCCGTGAACCCCGACTTCCTGGTCGAGATCGACCACGTAAAGGCATGGGAGGCGCAGTACGGGCCACTGCCCGAGGGCGGCTGGCTGCTGCTGCGTACGGGATGGGACGAGCGCTCGCACGCTCAGCGGGAGTTCCTCAACGCCGATGAGAACGGCCCGCACACTCCAGGGCTCTCGGCGGAGTGTGCCCGCTGGGTCGCCGAGGAGTCGCCCGTGATCGGCCTCGGGGTCGAGACGGTGGGCACCGACGCCGGTCAGGCACCGGGGTTCGATCCGGCCTTCCCGTGCCATTCGTTCCTGATGGGCAGCGGGAAGTACGGCCTGACCCAGTTGCAGAACCTCGCCGCGCTGCCGCCGACCGGCGCCGTCGTCGTGGCCGGACCTCTGCCCATCGTCACCGGATCCGGCGCTCCCGCCCGCGTGCTCGCGCTGGTGGAGGGTGCATGA
- a CDS encoding thiamine pyrophosphate-binding protein, giving the protein MKVAEAVGRAVAEAGVDHVFGVVGSGNFHLTNALVAAGARFVPARHEGGAATMADAYARMSGKVAALSVHQGCGLTNALTGIAEAAKSGTPLLVLAAETTETTSNFYVDQDALAHSVGAVSARVTSAEDAVEQACGAVRRALHERRTVLLNLPLGIQALDAPEGTLVSPPSERPPVEPESDAVAELVRTLERAQRPVFVAGRGARTPGSRDALSALAERHGALLATSAVARGLFHDNPWSIDVSGGFASPLTAELVRGADAIVGWGCALNMWTMRHGRLIGPEATVVQVDDDSTALGRHRAVHLGVTGDVERTARRALEASGEQRPGYRTLTIRESIAARVRWRDVSYEDESSRERIDPRTLSIALDDLLPAERVIGVDSGNFMGYPSMFLSVPDHDSLCFTQAFQSIGLGLSTAIGAALARPDRLPVAALGDGGALMSAVELDTVRRLGLPMVVVVYNDDAYGAEVHHFSSGEFPLDTVVFPPTDIAAIARGYGFEAVTVRTLADLEPVRDWVAGPRSAPLLIDAKVTAEHGSWWLEEAFRGH; this is encoded by the coding sequence ATGAAGGTTGCAGAAGCGGTCGGCCGGGCCGTAGCCGAGGCCGGCGTCGATCACGTCTTCGGTGTGGTCGGTTCGGGGAACTTCCATCTGACCAACGCCTTGGTCGCGGCCGGCGCCCGGTTCGTTCCCGCCCGGCATGAAGGCGGGGCGGCGACGATGGCCGATGCCTATGCCCGCATGAGCGGCAAGGTGGCGGCGCTGTCGGTGCACCAGGGGTGCGGGCTGACCAATGCGCTGACCGGTATCGCCGAGGCGGCCAAGAGCGGCACTCCACTGCTCGTCCTCGCGGCGGAGACCACTGAGACCACCTCGAACTTCTACGTCGACCAGGACGCGCTGGCGCACTCGGTGGGCGCGGTCAGCGCGCGGGTGACCTCGGCCGAGGACGCGGTCGAGCAGGCATGCGGCGCCGTCCGCCGGGCCTTGCACGAGCGCCGTACGGTGCTGCTCAATCTCCCGCTGGGGATCCAGGCACTGGACGCCCCCGAAGGCACACTCGTCTCCCCGCCATCTGAACGGCCTCCGGTCGAGCCCGAGTCGGACGCCGTCGCCGAGCTGGTGCGGACGCTCGAACGCGCGCAGCGCCCCGTCTTCGTCGCCGGTCGGGGAGCGCGCACGCCCGGTAGCCGCGACGCCCTGTCAGCGCTGGCGGAGCGGCACGGCGCGCTGCTGGCCACCTCCGCCGTCGCCCGTGGCCTGTTCCACGACAACCCGTGGTCGATCGACGTGTCCGGCGGTTTCGCCTCGCCCCTGACCGCGGAACTGGTACGGGGTGCGGATGCGATCGTGGGCTGGGGCTGCGCGCTGAACATGTGGACGATGCGGCACGGCCGGCTGATCGGCCCGGAGGCCACCGTCGTCCAGGTCGACGACGACTCCACCGCTCTCGGCCGGCACCGCGCCGTCCACCTCGGCGTCACCGGAGATGTGGAACGCACCGCACGGCGGGCCCTTGAGGCGAGCGGAGAGCAGCGACCCGGCTACCGCACCCTCACCATCAGAGAGTCGATCGCCGCACGCGTGCGCTGGCGGGATGTGTCCTACGAGGACGAGAGCAGCCGTGAGCGCATCGACCCACGCACCCTGAGCATCGCGCTGGACGACCTGTTGCCCGCCGAGCGGGTGATCGGTGTGGATTCAGGGAACTTCATGGGCTACCCCTCCATGTTCCTGTCCGTGCCCGATCACGACAGCCTGTGCTTCACCCAGGCCTTCCAATCCATCGGCCTGGGCCTTTCGACGGCGATCGGAGCGGCGCTGGCCCGGCCCGACCGGCTGCCCGTCGCCGCCCTCGGTGACGGCGGCGCGCTGATGAGTGCCGTCGAGCTGGACACCGTCCGCCGCTTGGGCCTGCCGATGGTGGTCGTCGTCTACAACGACGATGCCTACGGAGCCGAGGTCCACCACTTCAGCTCGGGCGAATTCCCCCTGGACACGGTCGTGTTCCCGCCCACCGACATCGCCGCCATCGCGCGCGGCTACGGCTTCGAAGCGGTCACCGTCCGCACCCTCGCCGACCTCGAACCCGTCCGGGACTGGGTTGCCGGGCCCCGCTCCGCGCCCCTGCTCATCGATGCCAAGGTCACTGCCGAGCACGGGTCCTGGTGGCTGGAAGAGGCCTTCCGAGGCCACTGA
- a CDS encoding protease inhibitor I9 family protein has protein sequence MLSSLDHQELQALHRMATLDVGGLRVTDKAALRSAKPVDVIVQLSTPPARTARLLAAARGGSLSDADAKAAVTKSHEKFRSALEDMFPGVKDKHKHTARTTNAVRLHRSYTHSFDGVSLSVPGNRVADLLKQDGVTAVWPDTEMKAFADHEAVSAVAGREPRTGSTRPLDDGHGAATSSALLSFRTATALRHATAADRAPSFSTAPHASARSSNSGSQRVSSSTRAGAGSPAVTLSPLITRGVPRTCPSRCPR, from the coding sequence GTGCTCTCCTCCCTCGACCACCAGGAACTCCAGGCACTGCACCGGATGGCCACCCTGGATGTGGGTGGTCTGCGCGTCACCGACAAGGCGGCATTGCGTTCCGCCAAGCCCGTCGACGTGATCGTGCAGTTGAGCACACCCCCGGCGCGCACCGCGCGGCTGCTCGCGGCGGCCCGGGGCGGCAGCCTCAGCGACGCGGACGCCAAGGCCGCGGTGACCAAGTCTCATGAGAAGTTCCGCAGTGCGCTGGAGGACATGTTCCCCGGCGTCAAGGACAAGCACAAGCACACAGCCAGGACTACCAACGCCGTCCGTCTGCACCGCAGTTACACGCACAGCTTCGACGGCGTCAGCCTCAGCGTGCCAGGCAACCGCGTCGCCGACCTGCTCAAGCAGGACGGGGTCACGGCGGTCTGGCCGGACACCGAGATGAAAGCGTTCGCCGACCACGAGGCCGTGAGTGCCGTGGCCGGCCGAGAACCGAGAACCGGCAGCACAAGGCCACTTGACGACGGGCACGGAGCGGCGACATCGTCTGCCTTGCTCAGCTTCCGTACCGCGACCGCTCTCCGTCACGCCACTGCGGCGGACCGAGCACCTTCATTCAGTACCGCGCCCCATGCCTCAGCACGGTCGAGCAACTCTGGATCACAGCGGGTTTCGTCCTCCACGCGCGCAGGTGCTGGCTCACCTGCCGTGACACTGTCACCACTGATAACCAGGGGTGTTCCAAGGACATGCCCGAGCCGCTGCCCCCGATGA
- the atzF gene encoding allophanate hydrolase, giving the protein MTTAVDRVRAAYARIAQVDRPEVWIALRPQADTESDAAAVDAKVAAGDRLPLAGTVLAVKGNIGVAGLPTTAGCPAYAYEPDTDAPAVARLKAAGAVVLGTTNLDQFATGLVGTRSPYGAVRNALSPEHVSGGSSSGSAVAVALGIADIALGTDTAGSGRVPAAFNGIVGLKPTFGLIPTEGVVPACASLDCVTVFAHTLAEAEQAMSLMAAPPGRALSAPAPRDPGPWRIAVPELGQLGRLDPGWAEAFEAAAQRLSDAGAELLPVDLAPFTEAAAMLYEGAFVAERYTAVGAFIDAHPGSPDLDPTVAGIISRAKDIPAHQLYADQQRLASLRVRALATLGDADALLLPTAPGHPTLTEVAADPLGVNARLGRFTNSTNLFDLAAVAVPAGDVNGLPFGVMLIGPAFTDERLVRIAGLLDNPPLRLAVIGAHLSGQPLNGQLLSVGGRLVRTTTTARAYRLYALDTLPPKPGLVRVGEDGGTIEAEVWQLPAEGLGVFLAALPRPMALGSVELADGSFVTGFLCEPQAVEGAREITSYGSWRAYLAALPRP; this is encoded by the coding sequence GTGACCACCGCAGTGGACCGGGTGCGGGCCGCCTACGCACGCATCGCGCAGGTGGACCGGCCCGAGGTGTGGATCGCTCTGCGCCCGCAGGCCGATACGGAGTCGGACGCCGCAGCGGTCGACGCGAAGGTCGCCGCCGGCGACCGGCTGCCGCTGGCCGGAACGGTGCTGGCGGTCAAGGGCAACATCGGCGTGGCCGGACTGCCGACCACCGCCGGCTGCCCCGCCTACGCCTACGAGCCGGACACCGACGCGCCGGCCGTGGCGCGTCTGAAGGCCGCGGGCGCCGTCGTCCTCGGCACCACGAACCTCGACCAGTTCGCGACCGGTCTGGTCGGCACCCGCAGCCCGTACGGCGCGGTCCGCAACGCCCTGTCCCCGGAGCACGTATCCGGCGGTTCCTCGTCCGGCTCGGCGGTCGCTGTCGCGCTCGGGATCGCCGATATCGCGCTCGGCACGGACACCGCGGGCTCGGGCCGTGTCCCGGCCGCCTTCAACGGCATCGTCGGTCTCAAGCCGACCTTCGGGCTGATCCCGACCGAGGGCGTCGTCCCGGCCTGCGCCTCGCTCGACTGCGTCACGGTCTTCGCCCACACGCTCGCGGAAGCCGAGCAGGCGATGTCCCTCATGGCAGCGCCGCCCGGGCGGGCACTGTCGGCTCCGGCCCCGCGTGACCCCGGCCCGTGGCGGATCGCCGTCCCGGAACTCGGGCAACTGGGCCGGCTGGACCCCGGCTGGGCCGAGGCGTTCGAAGCGGCGGCGCAGCGGCTCTCCGACGCGGGCGCCGAGCTCCTGCCCGTCGACCTCGCACCGTTCACGGAGGCGGCGGCGATGCTGTACGAGGGCGCGTTCGTCGCCGAGCGCTACACGGCCGTCGGTGCCTTCATCGACGCGCACCCGGGCTCCCCGGACCTCGACCCGACCGTGGCCGGAATCATCTCGCGGGCCAAGGACATCCCGGCCCACCAGCTCTACGCCGACCAACAGAGGCTTGCATCCCTCCGCGTCCGGGCCCTGGCCACTCTGGGCGACGCGGACGCACTGCTCCTGCCTACCGCGCCGGGCCACCCGACCCTCACCGAGGTCGCGGCCGACCCGCTGGGCGTCAATGCCCGGCTCGGCCGTTTCACCAACTCCACCAACCTCTTCGACCTGGCGGCGGTCGCCGTGCCCGCCGGCGACGTGAACGGGCTGCCTTTCGGGGTCATGCTGATCGGCCCGGCCTTCACGGACGAGCGGCTGGTCCGTATCGCCGGGCTGCTCGACAACCCGCCCCTGCGGCTCGCGGTGATCGGAGCGCACCTGTCCGGACAGCCCCTGAACGGCCAACTCCTCTCCGTGGGCGGGCGACTGGTGCGCACCACCACGACCGCGCGGGCCTATCGGCTGTACGCGCTGGACACCCTGCCTCCGAAGCCGGGACTGGTCAGGGTCGGAGAAGACGGAGGCACGATCGAGGCCGAGGTGTGGCAACTGCCCGCCGAGGGACTGGGTGTGTTCCTCGCCGCGTTGCCCCGCCCGATGGCGCTCGGAAGCGTGGAACTCGCGGACGGAAGCTTCGTCACCGGCTTTCTCTGCGAGCCCCAGGCCGTCGAGGGTGCCCGCGAGATCACCTCGTACGGCAGCTGGCGCGCGTACCTGGCTGCCCTCCCCCGCCCCTGA